From Oceanipulchritudo coccoides, the proteins below share one genomic window:
- a CDS encoding glycoside hydrolase family 71/99-like protein, giving the protein MNKFKLPLFLLPALLPVASYGATVSLVPDDYSFGSFTVETVNGQDVWVATNANSYLYFDVPSSFSFVPGEPVYVEIEYIDDATGRLFVEYDSGYGSDPSDKNYDAEIHTRSSRLGTLEFVKSYQVFENPLFANRQGGGNDFRMRLLNWSGTPLRIASVKISTEIFPDEQLLYANSKPWLQPYNSPVVDHVDNLSLKGKVLAGYQGWFNAPNDLRDKGWNHWGRTRDVDPSPTEITIDMWPWMNDYDPDSIYPVGQMDLGDGRPAYLFSSADLDTVQTHFRWMREYNIDGVYLQRFVSRTNSGFYGAEEFVLHNVREAARLEGRVWALEYDISSLDTDPDPLLVMQNDWNWLVNEAGILDDPRYLHEDGKPVLFIWGFSTNGRDFTVAQANEIVDWFAAQNLYLIGGVPNSWESKTDWFGHYQKYDQLLAWQESSGSELISEKAQLDSWGMKILPHAWPGFSWTNLKKLLPGQQFTPRNGGQFYWDRIKNAINTGADQIFLGMFDEYDEGTAIMPMSDNHPDPHTAWGSYIDNEGRDPFWYLRLSGAAKEMLTGVRPLSNSLPLESAISPAGYMGADATAFLGAVNDETNLFLAEPFDGLTFSATYGGQECRHNELDPNATTYIYFDVDDAFVPGIPGEQTVMIEVEVYVTEANTSVRLQYDSNDPDYALNPNYKLAPDPIAFPKPNVWTTVRWFIDDAAFENSQNGPADFRLNITKGKLAAVRRASVFLPNNSTGSIDPSIRLNIQNGQVVWSDRIDAVGWRLSKSPDLSPGSWLSVPDIDISFLDGDIFYDFDLPSGSEFFRLESTD; this is encoded by the coding sequence GTGAATAAATTCAAGCTTCCCCTTTTTCTCCTTCCGGCGCTTCTTCCAGTTGCCTCATACGGAGCGACAGTTTCCCTCGTTCCTGATGATTACTCATTTGGGTCCTTCACTGTTGAAACTGTTAACGGTCAGGATGTTTGGGTGGCTACCAACGCCAATTCCTACCTTTATTTTGATGTTCCCTCAAGTTTCTCCTTCGTTCCCGGCGAGCCGGTTTACGTCGAGATTGAGTACATCGATGATGCTACCGGCAGGTTGTTTGTGGAATATGATTCGGGATACGGCTCAGATCCCAGCGACAAAAATTACGATGCGGAGATCCACACCCGTTCAAGCCGGCTGGGGACCCTTGAATTTGTGAAGTCCTATCAAGTCTTTGAAAATCCGTTGTTCGCGAACCGGCAAGGCGGGGGGAATGACTTCCGTATGCGGCTGCTGAACTGGAGCGGGACGCCTCTCCGGATCGCTTCGGTCAAAATCAGCACCGAGATTTTCCCTGATGAGCAACTTCTGTATGCTAACTCAAAGCCTTGGTTACAGCCTTACAACAGCCCAGTTGTTGATCACGTGGATAACCTCAGCCTTAAAGGGAAGGTGCTCGCCGGTTACCAGGGCTGGTTCAATGCGCCAAATGACCTGAGAGACAAAGGCTGGAATCATTGGGGTCGCACACGTGACGTGGATCCGTCTCCAACTGAGATTACAATCGACATGTGGCCATGGATGAATGACTACGACCCGGATTCGATCTATCCCGTTGGGCAGATGGACCTTGGGGACGGGCGGCCTGCCTATCTGTTTTCTTCGGCGGACCTCGATACGGTCCAGACACACTTCCGCTGGATGCGAGAGTATAATATAGACGGGGTTTATTTGCAGCGTTTTGTCTCACGGACAAATAGCGGATTTTATGGGGCGGAGGAATTCGTTCTTCATAACGTGCGGGAGGCCGCCAGGCTGGAAGGCCGGGTATGGGCTCTTGAATACGATATCAGCTCACTGGACACGGATCCGGACCCGCTTCTGGTCATGCAGAATGACTGGAACTGGCTGGTCAACGAAGCGGGAATTCTTGATGATCCCCGCTATCTTCATGAAGATGGAAAACCGGTGTTGTTTATCTGGGGCTTTTCAACCAACGGGCGTGACTTTACGGTCGCGCAGGCTAACGAGATTGTTGATTGGTTTGCAGCCCAGAATCTTTATTTGATCGGTGGTGTTCCCAATAGCTGGGAGAGCAAAACGGACTGGTTTGGCCACTATCAAAAGTATGACCAATTGCTTGCATGGCAGGAGTCCTCAGGTTCCGAATTGATTTCGGAAAAGGCGCAACTTGACAGTTGGGGAATGAAGATTCTCCCGCATGCCTGGCCCGGCTTCTCATGGACAAACCTCAAGAAGCTTTTGCCGGGGCAACAGTTTACTCCGCGCAACGGCGGGCAGTTCTATTGGGACCGGATCAAGAACGCCATTAACACCGGAGCGGACCAGATATTCCTCGGTATGTTCGACGAGTATGACGAGGGCACGGCCATCATGCCTATGTCGGATAATCACCCTGATCCACATACCGCGTGGGGTAGCTACATTGACAACGAGGGTAGGGATCCCTTTTGGTATCTCCGCCTGAGCGGCGCTGCCAAGGAGATGCTGACGGGGGTCAGGCCCTTGAGCAATTCCCTCCCTCTCGAATCCGCGATTTCTCCAGCTGGTTATATGGGCGCTGATGCCACCGCTTTTCTTGGCGCGGTTAATGACGAGACGAACCTCTTTCTCGCGGAGCCTTTCGATGGCCTGACTTTCAGCGCCACCTACGGCGGACAGGAATGCCGGCACAATGAGCTCGACCCCAATGCAACGACCTATATCTATTTTGATGTCGATGATGCTTTCGTCCCGGGAATCCCTGGCGAACAGACGGTCATGATCGAGGTTGAGGTCTACGTAACCGAGGCCAATACCTCTGTCCGGTTACAATATGACAGCAACGACCCGGATTATGCCCTCAACCCCAATTACAAGTTGGCTCCCGACCCGATAGCCTTTCCCAAACCAAATGTCTGGACCACCGTTCGGTGGTTCATCGACGATGCGGCTTTTGAGAACAGCCAAAATGGACCAGCTGATTTTCGCCTCAATATTACAAAGGGCAAACTCGCTGCGGTCAGGAGGGCCAGCGTCTTCCTTCCCAATAACTCAACAGGGTCTATCGATCCCTCCATTCGCTTGAACATCCAGAATGGTCAGGTAGTTTGGTCTGATCGGATTGATGCGGTCGGTTGGCGCCTTTCCAAGTCCCCTGATTTAAGCCCCGGGAGCTGGCTTTCAGTTCCTGACATCGATATCTCTTTTCTCGATGGGGATATTTTCTATGATTTCGATCTGCCCAGCGGGTCAGAATTCTTCAGGCTGGAATCGACAGACTGA